Proteins encoded by one window of Maliibacterium massiliense:
- a CDS encoding ribbon-helix-helix protein, CopG family — protein MNNLGNKKMGRPTDNPKDILLKVLLDKDTAEKLDECSQALKVSKAEVMRRGVHKVHGDLQKK, from the coding sequence GTGAATAATTTGGGTAACAAAAAGATGGGACGCCCCACGGACAATCCCAAAGACATTTTGCTAAAAGTTTTACTTGACAAAGATACTGCCGAAAAGTTAGATGAATGTTCACAGGCGCTAAAAGTATCAAAGGCGGAAGTCATGCGGCGAGGTGTCCACAAGGTTCACGGGGATCTCCAGAAAAAATGA
- a CDS encoding fucose isomerase: MQNMPIVKPGIIAVSRGCFPVALSERRRDAIASQFGAGLYACPIAVETELDARRAVEDVRAQGVNALVVFLGNFGPETPETMLADFFDGPIMYVAAAEGDGDLHDGRGDAYCGMLNCSYNLSLRKKAAYIPAYPVGSAAEVAEMIRDFLPIARAILGLKSLKVITFGPRPDDFLACNAPIKALYDLGVAVEENSELDLLAAFNKHQGDARIAAKVAEMEEELGRENKYAGVLARLAQYELTLLDWMRDHKGARDYVVFANKCWPAFQTEFGFVPCYVNSRFAQMGVPISCEVDVYGALSEYIGQCVSGGAVTLLDINNTVPQSIYDADIRGKRDLRLQETFMGFHCGNTACSLLKNPHMGYQLIMKRDLEPDLPEPDITRGTMEGDIKAGDVTIFRLQSTADTRLQAYVAQGEVLDVPTQSFGSIGVFAVPDMDRFYRHVLIAKHYPHHAAIAFGHCGKLLFEVFKYLGVADIAYNQPKGLPYPGENPFA, encoded by the coding sequence ATGCAGAACATGCCCATTGTCAAGCCCGGCATCATCGCGGTGAGCCGTGGCTGCTTCCCTGTGGCGCTCTCAGAGCGCCGGCGCGATGCGATTGCCAGCCAGTTCGGCGCGGGGCTCTACGCGTGTCCCATCGCCGTGGAGACGGAGCTGGATGCCAGGCGCGCGGTGGAGGACGTCCGCGCCCAGGGGGTCAACGCCCTGGTGGTGTTTCTGGGCAACTTCGGTCCCGAGACGCCCGAGACCATGCTGGCGGACTTCTTCGACGGGCCCATTATGTACGTGGCGGCGGCGGAGGGGGACGGCGACCTGCACGACGGCAGGGGGGACGCCTACTGCGGTATGCTCAACTGTTCCTACAACCTGAGTCTGCGCAAAAAGGCGGCGTATATTCCCGCATATCCCGTGGGAAGCGCCGCGGAAGTGGCGGAGATGATCCGCGATTTTCTGCCTATTGCCCGCGCCATTTTGGGATTGAAGTCCCTTAAGGTGATCACCTTCGGGCCCCGCCCGGACGATTTCCTGGCGTGCAACGCGCCCATCAAGGCGCTCTACGACCTGGGCGTGGCGGTGGAAGAGAACAGCGAGCTGGACCTGCTTGCGGCCTTCAACAAGCATCAGGGCGACGCGCGCATTGCGGCCAAGGTGGCCGAGATGGAGGAGGAGCTGGGCAGAGAGAACAAATACGCGGGCGTGCTTGCGCGGCTGGCCCAGTATGAGCTGACGCTGCTAGACTGGATGCGGGATCATAAGGGCGCGCGCGATTACGTGGTGTTTGCCAACAAGTGCTGGCCCGCCTTCCAGACGGAGTTTGGCTTTGTGCCCTGCTACGTCAACAGCCGTTTTGCGCAGATGGGGGTGCCCATCTCCTGTGAGGTGGACGTCTACGGCGCGCTGAGCGAGTACATCGGCCAGTGCGTCTCCGGCGGCGCGGTGACGCTGCTGGACATCAACAACACCGTGCCGCAATCCATCTACGATGCGGACATCAGAGGCAAGCGCGACCTGCGCCTGCAGGAGACCTTTATGGGCTTCCACTGCGGCAACACCGCCTGTTCGCTGCTGAAAAACCCGCACATGGGCTACCAGCTGATCATGAAGCGGGACCTGGAGCCCGACCTGCCCGAGCCGGACATCACGCGGGGCACCATGGAGGGGGATATCAAGGCGGGAGACGTGACCATCTTCCGGCTGCAGTCCACGGCGGATACCCGCCTGCAGGCATACGTGGCGCAGGGCGAGGTGCTGGATGTGCCCACCCAAAGCTTCGGCTCCATCGGCGTGTTCGCGGTGCCGGATATGGACCGCTTTTACCGGCACGTGCTCATCGCTAAGCATTACCCGCACCACGCGGCGATTGCTTTTGGACACTGCGGCAAGCTGCTCTTTGAAGTGTTCAAATACCTGGGCGTGGCGGACATCGCCTACAACCAGCCCAAGGGGCTGCCCTACCCGGGGGAGAACCCCTTTGCCTGA
- a CDS encoding metal-dependent transcriptional regulator — protein MQIHESAENYLETILILQHRLGQVRSVDIAEELSFSKPSVSVAMKKLRTNGYIQFDKDGYIALLEKGRQIAEKMYERHALLTNWLTALGISPSVAAEDACRIEHVISAETFAALKAHVSKHQS, from the coding sequence ATGCAGATACACGAATCCGCGGAAAACTATCTGGAGACCATCCTGATACTGCAGCACCGTCTGGGGCAGGTGCGTTCGGTGGATATTGCCGAGGAACTGTCCTTTTCCAAGCCCAGCGTCAGTGTTGCCATGAAAAAGCTGCGCACCAATGGATACATCCAGTTCGATAAGGACGGGTATATCGCGCTGCTGGAAAAGGGCCGCCAAATTGCGGAGAAAATGTACGAGCGCCACGCGCTGCTGACAAACTGGCTGACGGCGCTGGGCATCTCCCCCAGTGTGGCGGCGGAGGACGCCTGCCGCATCGAGCACGTGATCAGTGCGGAGACCTTTGCGGCGCTCAAAGCGCACGTATCCAAGCATCAATCTTAA
- a CDS encoding methylated-DNA--[protein]-cysteine S-methyltransferase: MMKDGYIYDTPLGPIGLAEREGALTNVFFAGTVQPGAYTLRQTPLLQRASAQLLAYLSAARRTFDLPLAPEGTPFEKAVWQALMEIPYGQTRTYGQLAATIGRPAASRAVGRANSRNPLSIIVPCHRVIGAHGALVGYAGGLAMKKQLLRLEGVL; the protein is encoded by the coding sequence ATGATGAAAGACGGCTACATCTACGATACGCCACTGGGGCCGATCGGCCTTGCGGAGCGCGAGGGAGCGCTGACAAACGTGTTTTTTGCCGGCACTGTGCAGCCGGGCGCATATACGCTGCGCCAGACGCCCCTGCTGCAGCGCGCGTCCGCGCAGCTGCTTGCCTATCTCAGCGCGGCGCGCAGGACGTTTGACCTGCCGCTGGCGCCCGAGGGAACGCCCTTTGAAAAGGCTGTGTGGCAGGCGCTTATGGAGATTCCCTACGGACAGACGCGCACCTACGGTCAGCTTGCCGCGACCATCGGCAGGCCGGCAGCCAGCCGCGCGGTGGGACGGGCCAACAGCCGTAACCCGCTCTCCATCATCGTGCCCTGTCACAGGGTCATCGGTGCGCACGGGGCGCTGGTCGGCTATGCGGGCGGCCTTGCCATGAAAAAGCAGCTGTTGCGCCTGGAGGGCGTGCTGTGA
- the miaB gene encoding tRNA (N6-isopentenyl adenosine(37)-C2)-methylthiotransferase MiaB encodes MHPDTQPHTFSYRIVTYGCQMNEHDSEKLAGMLEMMGGVAAPEQAQQVDVLLYNTCCIREHAEDRVFGNVGALRKQKQAHPEMVIGVCGCMMQQQGAVADFRRRFPFVDILMGTHNMHELPRYLERAWQGERPVCEVWPDEAAGVVEDTPVRRHAGVCAYINIMYGCNNFCSYCIVPYVRGRERSRRMQDVLQEARLLGEQGVREITLLGQNVNSYLGGGDAFAELLCALNEVPGIARIRFMTSHPKDLSESVMRAMASCAHVCPQLHLPVQSGSDRILRAMNRRYTRAHYLELVARLRALIPDIGLSTDIIVGFPGETQEDFDQTRALLEAVDYHSAYLFAYSPRRGTIAADMPDQVPEDVKRARLLEVIDVQNAHTHARNRAYIGRSVAVLVERPAGRAQGHVLGRSACGRTVHFAGNDALIGQIVPVTVTDVTGNTLLGTYKQIIEA; translated from the coding sequence ATGCATCCCGACACCCAACCGCATACGTTCTCCTACCGCATCGTCACCTACGGCTGCCAGATGAACGAACACGATTCGGAAAAACTGGCGGGCATGCTGGAGATGATGGGGGGCGTTGCTGCGCCCGAGCAGGCGCAGCAGGTGGATGTGCTGCTTTATAACACCTGCTGTATCCGCGAGCATGCCGAGGACCGTGTCTTTGGCAACGTGGGCGCGCTGCGCAAGCAGAAGCAGGCGCATCCCGAGATGGTGATCGGCGTGTGCGGCTGCATGATGCAGCAGCAGGGCGCGGTGGCGGATTTTCGCAGGCGGTTTCCCTTTGTGGACATCCTGATGGGCACGCACAACATGCATGAGCTGCCGCGCTATCTCGAGCGCGCCTGGCAGGGGGAGCGCCCCGTGTGCGAGGTGTGGCCCGACGAGGCGGCGGGTGTGGTGGAGGATACCCCCGTGCGGCGCCATGCGGGCGTGTGCGCCTACATCAACATCATGTACGGCTGCAACAACTTCTGTTCCTACTGCATCGTACCCTATGTGCGCGGCAGAGAGCGCAGTCGCCGCATGCAGGACGTGCTGCAGGAGGCCAGGCTTCTGGGCGAACAGGGTGTGCGCGAGATCACGCTGCTGGGCCAGAACGTCAACTCGTACCTGGGGGGCGGCGACGCCTTTGCCGAGCTGCTCTGCGCGTTAAACGAGGTGCCGGGCATCGCGCGCATCCGTTTTATGACATCGCACCCCAAGGATTTATCCGAGAGCGTCATGCGCGCCATGGCCTCGTGCGCGCACGTGTGCCCGCAGCTGCACCTGCCGGTGCAGTCGGGCAGCGACCGCATCCTGCGCGCCATGAACCGCAGGTATACCCGCGCCCACTACCTGGAGCTGGTGGCGCGCCTGCGCGCGCTGATACCCGATATCGGCCTTTCCACCGATATCATCGTGGGTTTCCCGGGCGAGACGCAGGAGGACTTTGACCAGACGCGCGCGCTGCTGGAGGCGGTGGACTACCACAGCGCCTACCTGTTTGCGTACTCGCCGCGCAGAGGCACCATCGCTGCGGACATGCCCGATCAAGTGCCTGAGGACGTCAAGCGTGCCCGTCTGCTGGAGGTCATCGACGTGCAGAACGCCCACACCCACGCGCGCAACCGCGCCTATATCGGCCGCAGCGTGGCGGTGCTCGTCGAGCGGCCCGCGGGGCGCGCCCAGGGGCACGTGCTGGGCCGCAGCGCATGTGGGCGCACCGTGCACTTTGCGGGGAACGATGCGCTGATCGGGCAGATTGTACCCGTCACCGTTACCGATGTCACAGGCAACACACTGCTTGGTACATATAAACAAATAATTGAAGCATAA
- a CDS encoding YlbF family regulator, whose product MSTVIATCQKLAEELVASPEYLRVKAAEERALADADAVLAMSGYQEKMSKLQDLMQQEQQGPEEMRALTRDLQESEQVMRANPKIAEMMAAQNALSQLLRQVNTILQNALSPKSEDGCGGSCDSCGGGCTSCSGCGE is encoded by the coding sequence ATGTCTACTGTCATTGCAACCTGCCAGAAGCTGGCAGAGGAACTGGTCGCCTCCCCCGAATACCTGCGCGTAAAGGCCGCGGAGGAGCGCGCGCTTGCCGATGCCGACGCGGTGCTCGCCATGAGCGGCTATCAGGAGAAGATGAGCAAACTGCAGGACTTGATGCAGCAGGAGCAGCAGGGCCCTGAGGAAATGCGCGCACTGACGCGCGATCTGCAGGAGTCCGAGCAGGTGATGCGCGCCAACCCCAAAATCGCCGAGATGATGGCCGCGCAAAACGCGCTTTCTCAGCTGCTGCGCCAGGTCAACACCATTTTGCAGAATGCGCTTTCCCCCAAATCCGAGGATGGGTGCGGCGGCAGCTGCGACAGCTGTGGCGGTGGCTGCACAAGCTGCAGCGGCTGCGGTGAATAA
- the mutS gene encoding DNA mismatch repair protein MutS → MANVTPMMQQYLLLKQQHPDCILFYRLGDFYEMFFDDAIEVSRVLELTLTGRDCGLEERAPMCGVPYHAAETYIRRLIEKGYKVAIAEQMVDPKLAKGLVDRDIIRIVTPGTVLEDAMLEGGRNNYLVSLALQEACVGLAYVDVSTGEFEVMQLSGEDWQDKLVDELVRIEPAEIIADEAMILAGQGMEDLKHKGIVKMSAYKAVPLEQARQTLLEHFHVQGLDVFEMAHLPMGIMAAGALMNYLAVTQKNAMAHITSMHVQRRSTYMVLDATTRYNLELTQTMRGKSKRGSLLGLLDRTQTSMGARMLRRWIEQPLLDAAAINARLDAVEAFASSLILRDTLRGLLHQVYDMERLASRVSVGSANARDLLSLAQSLGVLPGIKEALSGLCTPLVATLDGQIDQMQDLCALLTSAISPDAPLSVRDPGIIADGFDKELDELRDMALHSRDWIAALEREEREKTGIKNLKIGFNKVFGYYIEVTKSYFELVPIRYIRKQTLANCERYITPELKEMEEKLLGVEDKIAKLEYDLFCQVRLHAAQNMDRIQRSAQALAQLDVLQALAAVAMERQYVKPSVDTSDAIEITDGRHPVVEAMQSQQHFVPNDTKLDHTDNRFLIITGPNMAGKSTYMRQVALIALLAHIGSFVPARAAHIGVLDRIFTRVGASDDLSSGQSTFMVEMSEVSHILHNATPKSLLILDEIGRGTSTFDGLSIAWAVVEYILSQPRLGSKTLFATHYHELSELEGRLPGLKNYCVSVKEHGDDVIFLRRIIRGGADKSFGIQVARLAGLPQEVVSRAKEILGQLEAADISQQAGAIARRAEIAPAGSQVDLFAPPDAQEASVISRLRDMDVSTITPLEALNTLNELQQQLKK, encoded by the coding sequence ATGGCGAATGTTACCCCCATGATGCAGCAGTACCTGCTGCTCAAACAACAGCATCCCGACTGCATCTTGTTTTATCGCCTGGGCGATTTTTACGAGATGTTTTTTGACGATGCCATTGAGGTTTCCCGCGTGCTGGAGCTGACGCTCACCGGGCGGGATTGCGGCCTGGAGGAGCGCGCGCCCATGTGCGGCGTGCCTTACCATGCGGCCGAGACGTACATCCGTCGCCTCATTGAAAAGGGATACAAGGTCGCCATCGCAGAGCAGATGGTGGATCCCAAGCTGGCCAAGGGGCTGGTGGACCGCGATATTATCCGCATTGTGACGCCCGGCACGGTGCTGGAGGACGCAATGCTCGAGGGCGGGCGCAACAACTATCTGGTGTCGCTTGCGCTTCAGGAGGCGTGCGTGGGCCTTGCCTACGTGGACGTATCCACCGGCGAATTTGAGGTGATGCAGCTTTCCGGCGAGGATTGGCAGGACAAGCTCGTTGACGAGCTTGTGCGCATCGAGCCTGCGGAGATCATCGCCGATGAGGCGATGATACTGGCGGGCCAGGGCATGGAGGATCTCAAGCACAAGGGCATCGTCAAGATGTCCGCCTACAAGGCCGTGCCGCTGGAGCAGGCACGCCAGACGCTGCTGGAGCATTTCCACGTGCAGGGGCTGGACGTCTTTGAGATGGCGCATCTGCCCATGGGCATCATGGCCGCGGGCGCGCTGATGAACTACCTGGCCGTCACCCAGAAGAACGCCATGGCGCACATCACCAGCATGCATGTGCAGCGCCGCAGCACCTATATGGTGCTGGACGCCACCACGCGCTACAACTTGGAGCTAACCCAAACCATGCGGGGTAAAAGCAAACGCGGCTCGCTGCTGGGTCTGCTTGACCGCACCCAGACGAGCATGGGCGCGCGCATGCTGCGCCGCTGGATCGAACAGCCGCTGCTGGACGCGGCGGCCATCAACGCGCGCCTGGACGCGGTGGAGGCCTTTGCCTCCAGCCTGATTCTGCGCGACACCCTGCGCGGCCTGCTGCACCAGGTCTATGACATGGAGCGCCTGGCAAGTCGCGTCAGCGTGGGCAGCGCCAACGCGCGCGACCTGCTCTCGCTTGCGCAGTCGCTGGGCGTGCTGCCCGGCATTAAAGAGGCGCTTTCAGGGCTGTGCACGCCCCTTGTTGCCACGCTGGATGGGCAGATCGACCAGATGCAGGATCTCTGCGCGCTGCTGACCAGCGCGATTTCCCCCGATGCGCCGCTGAGCGTGCGGGACCCGGGCATCATCGCGGACGGCTTTGACAAGGAACTGGACGAGCTGCGCGATATGGCCCTGCACAGCCGTGACTGGATTGCCGCGCTGGAGCGTGAGGAACGCGAAAAAACCGGCATCAAAAACTTGAAAATCGGCTTTAACAAGGTCTTTGGCTACTACATCGAGGTCACCAAATCTTACTTCGAGCTGGTGCCCATCCGCTATATCCGCAAACAGACGCTGGCCAACTGCGAGCGCTACATCACGCCCGAGCTTAAGGAGATGGAGGAAAAGCTGCTGGGTGTGGAGGATAAGATCGCCAAGCTGGAGTACGACCTGTTCTGCCAGGTGCGCCTGCATGCGGCGCAGAACATGGACCGCATCCAGCGCAGCGCGCAGGCTCTGGCCCAGTTGGACGTGCTGCAGGCGCTGGCCGCCGTGGCCATGGAGCGACAGTACGTCAAGCCCAGCGTGGATACGAGCGACGCCATCGAGATCACCGATGGACGGCATCCCGTGGTGGAGGCCATGCAGTCCCAGCAGCACTTTGTGCCCAACGACACCAAGCTGGATCATACGGACAACCGCTTTTTGATCATTACCGGCCCCAACATGGCGGGCAAATCCACCTACATGCGCCAGGTGGCGCTCATTGCGCTGCTGGCGCACATCGGTTCCTTTGTGCCGGCGCGCGCCGCGCACATCGGCGTGCTGGACCGCATCTTTACGCGTGTGGGCGCCTCAGACGACTTATCCAGCGGCCAAAGCACCTTTATGGTGGAGATGAGCGAGGTGTCGCACATCCTGCACAACGCCACGCCCAAAAGCCTGCTGATCTTGGACGAGATCGGCCGGGGCACTTCCACCTTTGACGGCCTTTCCATCGCGTGGGCGGTGGTGGAGTACATCCTCAGCCAGCCGCGCTTGGGTTCCAAAACGCTCTTTGCCACGCACTATCACGAGCTCAGCGAGCTGGAGGGCCGCCTGCCCGGCCTGAAGAATTACTGCGTCTCGGTCAAGGAACATGGCGATGACGTGATCTTTTTGCGGCGCATCATCCGCGGGGGCGCAGACAAGAGCTTTGGCATCCAGGTGGCGCGCCTTGCGGGCCTGCCGCAGGAGGTCGTATCCCGCGCCAAGGAGATACTGGGCCAGCTGGAGGCGGCGGATATCAGCCAGCAGGCGGGCGCCATCGCCCGCCGGGCGGAGATAGCGCCGGCCGGCAGCCAGGTCGATCTCTTCGCGCCGCCCGATGCGCAGGAAGCTTCCGTCATCAGCCGGCTGCGCGATATGGACGTGAGCACCATCACGCCGCTGGAGGCGCTCAACACTTTAAATGAACTGCAGCAGCAGCTGAAAAAGTAA
- the mutL gene encoding DNA mismatch repair endonuclease MutL has protein sequence MGKIGVLQSEVADQIAAGEVVERPASIVKELIENAIDARSTAVTVEIQDGGLALIRVTDNGEGMDREDASLAFYRHATSKIRSAEDLTRIVTMGFRGEALCSIAAVSRVEMTTRLRDAASGTRVRIEAGAILALDEIGCPEGTTFVVRDLFYNVPARAKFMKRASVEAGYVGDVVAQAILAHPDISFRLMHQGKNVYHSPGNGSIEDAVFAVYGREVVGHMRSVAYEDAQLSIQGVVGDVELARPHRRRQHVIINGRPVHCFVIASAVEEAYSTRLMVHKFPFFVLQFQLPADRVDVNVHPNKLEVRLRDEMPLRSAITDAIAAVLSQGGNSAMVRALTEDAPAPTPGGAPEDKPRAPQAAIKSTVTRTPRIDSSALGRPAVAPDSARLPAKPLHVAQAAVNPDLQKKDAPLITKRVLKDAAPAAQPLAVSDAAPSAQAQLPPEVLPPVQQQMNQTPKALQYRVVGQLFATYLVVEADSAMLLIDQHAAHERLLFDKYCQQLADRSVATQPMLVPYVMQLSAPEFVVVSENQALFCEMGFVMEEFGPLTFQVRAVPMLLGEPQLKNFFMEAVASLANARATNTYTLKRAAIARAACRSAIKGGDTLAGAELEALLEQMIAAKDAPLTCPHGRPVYIRMTRYELEKRFKRVT, from the coding sequence ATGGGCAAAATCGGCGTCCTGCAAAGCGAGGTCGCGGACCAAATCGCCGCCGGCGAGGTGGTGGAGCGGCCCGCGTCTATTGTCAAAGAACTCATTGAAAATGCCATCGACGCCCGCAGCACAGCCGTCACTGTGGAGATACAGGACGGCGGCCTTGCCCTGATCCGTGTCACGGACAACGGAGAGGGGATGGACCGCGAGGACGCATCGCTGGCGTTTTATCGTCATGCTACAAGCAAAATACGCAGTGCTGAGGACTTGACGCGTATCGTCACGATGGGCTTTCGCGGCGAGGCGCTCTGCTCTATTGCGGCCGTATCGCGCGTGGAGATGACCACCCGCCTGCGCGACGCCGCGTCGGGCACGCGCGTGCGCATCGAGGCGGGCGCGATCCTCGCTCTTGACGAGATTGGCTGTCCGGAGGGCACCACCTTTGTTGTGCGGGATCTGTTCTACAACGTGCCTGCGCGCGCCAAGTTTATGAAGCGGGCGAGCGTGGAGGCGGGCTACGTGGGCGACGTGGTGGCCCAGGCGATCCTGGCCCATCCGGATATCTCCTTTCGCCTGATGCACCAGGGCAAAAACGTCTATCACAGCCCGGGCAACGGCAGCATAGAGGACGCAGTGTTCGCCGTCTACGGCCGCGAGGTGGTAGGGCACATGCGCAGCGTAGCCTATGAAGACGCGCAGCTGTCCATCCAGGGCGTGGTGGGGGACGTGGAGCTTGCCCGCCCGCACCGGCGCAGGCAGCATGTGATCATCAACGGCCGGCCGGTGCACTGCTTTGTCATAGCCTCGGCGGTGGAGGAGGCCTACAGCACGCGGCTGATGGTGCACAAGTTCCCGTTCTTTGTGCTGCAGTTTCAGCTGCCGGCGGACCGGGTGGACGTAAACGTGCATCCCAACAAGTTGGAGGTGCGCCTGCGCGACGAGATGCCGCTGCGCAGCGCGATCACAGACGCCATCGCCGCAGTGCTCAGTCAGGGCGGTAACAGCGCCATGGTGCGTGCGCTTACTGAGGATGCGCCCGCGCCCACGCCGGGCGGGGCGCCGGAGGATAAGCCCCGCGCGCCGCAGGCTGCGATCAAATCCACCGTGACGCGCACGCCGCGCATCGACAGCTCCGCGCTGGGCCGTCCGGCGGTGGCGCCTGATTCCGCGCGCCTGCCCGCAAAGCCGCTGCACGTCGCGCAGGCGGCCGTCAATCCGGATTTGCAGAAGAAGGATGCGCCGCTCATCACAAAGCGCGTGCTCAAGGACGCCGCGCCTGCGGCGCAGCCACTCGCCGTGTCCGACGCCGCACCGTCTGCACAGGCGCAGCTGCCGCCGGAGGTTCTGCCGCCCGTGCAGCAGCAGATGAACCAGACGCCCAAGGCGCTACAGTACCGGGTGGTGGGCCAGCTCTTTGCCACGTATCTGGTTGTGGAGGCGGACAGCGCCATGCTGCTCATCGATCAGCACGCAGCCCATGAGCGCCTGCTTTTTGACAAGTATTGCCAGCAGCTGGCAGATCGCAGCGTGGCTACCCAGCCCATGCTGGTGCCCTATGTGATGCAGCTCTCCGCACCGGAGTTTGTGGTCGTCTCAGAAAATCAGGCACTCTTTTGCGAGATGGGGTTTGTGATGGAGGAGTTTGGCCCGCTCACCTTCCAGGTGCGCGCTGTGCCTATGCTGCTGGGCGAACCGCAGCTCAAGAACTTCTTTATGGAGGCGGTAGCATCGCTTGCCAACGCGCGCGCCACCAACACCTACACGCTCAAGCGCGCCGCCATTGCGCGCGCCGCCTGCCGCAGCGCGATCAAAGGTGGGGATACGCTTGCGGGCGCTGAGCTTGAAGCGCTGCTGGAACAGATGATCGCGGCAAAGGACGCGCCGCTGACCTGCCCGCACGGGCGGCCGGTGTACATCCGCATGACGCGCTATGAGCTGGAAAAACGCTTTAAGCGGGTGACTTGA
- the miaA gene encoding tRNA (adenosine(37)-N6)-dimethylallyltransferase MiaA — translation MQRNKPSLIAIVGPTATGKTACAVALAKRIAGEVISADSMQVYQGMDIGSAKPTLKERQGVPHHLIDILPPEAPYSAGQFAKQALQAIDMVQKNGHMPILAGGTGFYVHAVLYPLDFAGTPVNHALRAELQALAKEDPQALWQRLEREAPDAAARLHPNDVHRVIRALELAQGGARSGDAFRSMQMRMPTCLFGLTMPRETLYARINARVEAMMQAGLLEETRHVYALAGVTRQSTSMQGLGYRQLLDYIEGRCTLDTAVDRIKMETRRFAKRQLTWFRRQEGIHWLDMTCFADADAAAEAMQDILSKE, via the coding sequence ATGCAGCGGAACAAACCATCGCTTATCGCCATCGTGGGCCCCACGGCCACAGGCAAAACCGCGTGTGCGGTGGCGCTTGCCAAGCGCATCGCAGGCGAGGTGATCTCCGCCGATTCCATGCAGGTCTATCAGGGCATGGATATCGGCAGCGCCAAGCCCACGCTTAAAGAGCGGCAGGGCGTGCCGCACCACCTGATAGACATCCTGCCGCCGGAGGCGCCCTACAGCGCTGGCCAGTTTGCCAAGCAGGCGCTGCAGGCGATCGATATGGTGCAAAAAAACGGGCATATGCCCATCCTTGCAGGCGGCACGGGGTTTTATGTACACGCGGTGCTCTACCCGCTGGATTTTGCCGGCACGCCCGTCAACCATGCCTTGCGCGCCGAGTTGCAGGCCCTTGCCAAAGAAGACCCGCAGGCGCTCTGGCAGCGGCTGGAGCGCGAGGCCCCCGACGCGGCAGCGCGTCTGCACCCCAACGACGTGCATCGTGTCATCCGCGCGCTGGAGCTTGCGCAGGGCGGCGCGCGATCGGGCGACGCCTTTCGCAGTATGCAGATGCGCATGCCCACCTGCCTTTTCGGCTTGACCATGCCGCGCGAGACGCTCTATGCGCGTATCAACGCCCGCGTGGAGGCGATGATGCAAGCGGGTCTGCTGGAGGAGACGCGCCACGTCTACGCGCTTGCGGGCGTCACGCGGCAGAGCACATCCATGCAGGGGCTGGGCTACAGGCAGCTGCTCGATTACATCGAGGGGCGCTGCACGCTCGATACGGCGGTGGACCGCATCAAAATGGAGACGCGCCGCTTCGCCAAGCGCCAGCTGACGTGGTTCCGCAGGCAGGAGGGCATCCACTGGCTGGACATGACTTGCTTTGCGGATGCAGACGCGGCGGCCGAGGCCATGCAGGACATTCTATCAAAGGAGTAA